Proteins encoded by one window of Syntrophales bacterium:
- the tadA gene encoding tRNA adenosine(34) deaminase TadA, translating into MNEDEKMMRIALEQAMKAMNRGEVPVGAVLTIEGRILAKAHNSPISLVDPTAHAEVLVLREAARILGNYRLPGTTLYVTLEPCVMCAGAIIHARVARVVYGAADPKGGAVKSMYSLFSDKRLNHVVEVTEGVLGDACGEILSGFFRKKR; encoded by the coding sequence ATGAACGAAGACGAAAAAATGATGAGGATAGCCTTGGAACAGGCAATGAAAGCGATGAATAGGGGCGAAGTACCCGTTGGTGCAGTTTTAACAATAGAGGGCCGTATACTCGCGAAAGCTCATAATAGTCCTATTTCCTTAGTAGATCCTACAGCACACGCGGAGGTGCTTGTGCTTCGGGAAGCTGCTCGAATTCTGGGCAATTACAGACTACCGGGCACTACGCTTTACGTTACCTTAGAACCTTGCGTTATGTGTGCGGGTGCCATTATTCATGCGCGTGTTGCCCGGGTGGTTTACGGTGCGGCGGATCCGAAAGGAGGAGCGGTGAAATCCATGTACAGTCTGTTTTCCGATAAGCGTTTGAACCATGTGGTAGAAGTTACTGAAGGGGTACTAGGCGATGCATGTGGAGAAATTTTGAGTGGATTTTTCCGGAAAAAGAGATAA
- a CDS encoding NUDIX hydrolase, translated as MERREYPDRPVVGVGAVVFKDEKVLLVKRGVPPRKDLWAIPGGSVKLGETLKESAVREVWEETGITIEVGDIIYVFDLIERDKNGKICYHFVVIDFLARYISGEVKSGDDASEARWISREECLHLPLSENTEKLLRKQGFIS; from the coding sequence ATGGAAAGAAGGGAGTATCCTGATAGACCTGTTGTTGGTGTGGGAGCTGTTGTATTCAAAGATGAAAAGGTCTTACTAGTGAAAAGAGGCGTACCACCTAGGAAAGATCTGTGGGCTATCCCTGGTGGTAGTGTAAAACTGGGTGAAACACTCAAAGAGAGCGCAGTAAGAGAAGTCTGGGAGGAAACGGGTATAACTATAGAGGTAGGAGATATAATCTACGTTTTTGACCTGATCGAGAGAGACAAAAACGGAAAGATCTGTTATCATTTTGTGGTAATAGATTTCTTGGCACGGTACATTAGTGGAGAGGTCAAAAGTGGTGATGACGCCTCAGAGGCTCGCTGGATCAGCAGAGAAGAATGCCTTCATCTGCCCCTTTCAGAGAATACAGAGAAACTTTTAAGAAAACAAGGATTTATAAGTTAA
- the recR gene encoding recombination mediator RecR, translated as MSRYAPPIQRLIAEFCRFPGVGEKTATRLVNFILRGSLEDARRLAESILEVKDKIRFCRDCYNLSEEDFCVICRDPERDRSVICVVEDTDALVAIEKVGKYRGVYHVLHGVLSPLEGIGPEDIHIQELLDRVRKGSVEEVILATNPTVQGDATAIFIIQALGNTGVRLSRIATGVPVGGELKYLDQMTLGSALEFRRPADKDRIP; from the coding sequence ATGTCCCGCTATGCACCTCCTATTCAGCGATTGATCGCTGAGTTCTGCCGATTTCCAGGAGTAGGTGAGAAAACAGCCACGCGGCTTGTTAATTTTATCCTTCGTGGCTCCTTAGAGGATGCTCGTCGCTTAGCTGAAAGCATTCTTGAAGTTAAAGATAAAATACGTTTTTGCCGGGATTGTTATAATCTCTCTGAAGAAGATTTTTGTGTAATCTGCAGGGATCCCGAGAGAGATAGGAGCGTTATATGTGTAGTTGAAGATACCGATGCTTTAGTGGCGATCGAAAAGGTGGGCAAATACCGAGGTGTTTACCATGTGTTACACGGTGTTCTTTCGCCTTTGGAGGGAATAGGACCTGAAGATATTCACATACAAGAACTCCTGGATAGAGTGAGAAAGGGTTCAGTTGAAGAGGTTATTTTGGCTACAAATCCTACTGTTCAGGGGGATGCGACAGCGATATTTATCATACAGGCACTGGGGAACACAGGTGTGCGTTTGAGCCGTATTGCTACAGGTGTCCCCGTTGGTGGTGAGTTGAAATACCTGGACCAGATGACCTTGGGGAGTGCTTTAGAATTTAGACGGCCCGCCGATAAGGATAGGATACCATGA
- a CDS encoding YbaB/EbfC family nucleoid-associated protein encodes MSNFANLMKQAKKLQERMARLQQELEAKTVEASAGGGMVTACVNGKGELLSIKIEKDVVNPDDVEMLQDLVVAAVNEGIRKAHEMASQEMAKITGGLNIPGLIG; translated from the coding sequence TTGTCAAATTTTGCCAATTTAATGAAACAGGCCAAAAAGCTTCAAGAGAGGATGGCTCGTTTACAGCAGGAGTTGGAGGCTAAAACCGTGGAGGCATCCGCAGGTGGTGGCATGGTCACCGCTTGTGTGAATGGGAAGGGCGAACTCCTCTCGATTAAAATTGAGAAGGATGTAGTAAATCCCGATGATGTAGAAATGCTCCAGGATTTAGTAGTGGCAGCAGTAAATGAGGGTATACGGAAAGCTCATGAGATGGCATCACAGGAGATGGCGAAAATAACAGGCGGTCTCAACATTCCGGGGTTAATTGGTTAA
- a CDS encoding NRDE family protein, which translates to MCLIILAYKVHPTYQLIMVANRDEFYDRPSAPADFWEENPLILAGRDLKEGGTWCGITKEGKFAALTNYRDPQALKIGAPSRGLVVRRFLESDDSPEKFLEWLKANGGKFNGFSIVFGTPLSLFHYSNRGGFGPLTPGIHGLSNALIDTPWPKVKRGVAAVEHILGNKKRLNPLELLQCLHDEKIAPDEELPNTGVGREWERLLSPLFIRSSIYGTRSTTVILLNESGKGIFIEQNFNGEKEPWMISIFHLEGPNGKKGVS; encoded by the coding sequence ATGTGCCTGATAATCCTTGCATACAAGGTTCATCCCACTTACCAACTCATAATGGTGGCGAACAGGGACGAGTTCTACGACAGGCCATCCGCACCAGCTGATTTTTGGGAGGAAAATCCCCTTATTTTAGCCGGTCGGGATTTAAAGGAGGGTGGTACGTGGTGCGGTATAACAAAAGAGGGTAAATTTGCCGCTCTCACAAACTACAGAGATCCTCAGGCTCTAAAAATAGGTGCCCCATCGCGAGGGCTGGTGGTACGCCGCTTCCTGGAAAGCGATGATTCGCCCGAGAAATTCTTAGAATGGCTAAAAGCCAACGGGGGAAAATTCAACGGTTTCAGCATAGTATTTGGCACACCTTTGTCTCTGTTTCACTATTCAAACAGAGGAGGTTTTGGCCCACTAACTCCTGGTATCCACGGTTTGAGCAATGCCTTAATTGACACCCCTTGGCCAAAGGTTAAACGAGGCGTCGCAGCAGTGGAGCACATCCTTGGGAATAAAAAGAGGTTAAATCCTTTGGAGCTCCTTCAGTGTTTGCACGATGAAAAAATCGCTCCCGATGAGGAATTGCCCAACACAGGCGTAGGTAGGGAGTGGGAAAGGTTACTCTCCCCCCTCTTCATTCGAAGTTCCATATACGGAACCCGATCGACAACTGTCATTCTGCTAAATGAAAGTGGAAAGGGTATATTCATTGAGCAAAACTTCAATGGGGAAAAGGAACCTTGGATGATCTCCATATTCCATCTGGAGGGACCTAATGGAAAGAAGGGAGTATCCTGA
- a CDS encoding fumarate hydratase produces the protein MSSVIREIKADSVTETVCKLFLEANFNIREDVLAALRRAFDEEREGHAKEALRIMLENAALAAETSVPICQDTGIAVVFAEIGQDVHVSGGSLKDAIEEGIRLAYRGGYLRKSICNPLTRINTGDNTPGVIYCDIVPGNHIRLVAVPKGGGSENMSALSMLIPAEGRDGIVRFVLDHVRLAGAKACPPYIIGVGIGGTSEEALLIAKKALLEPVGISAGSSEETRELERDILDRVNALGLGPQGFGGRTTCLGVKVAIKPCHIATLPVAVIIQCYAVRQAEAVL, from the coding sequence ATGAGTTCTGTCATTAGGGAGATCAAAGCAGATTCTGTTACTGAAACGGTCTGTAAACTTTTTCTGGAGGCAAATTTCAATATCCGTGAAGATGTGCTCGCTGCTCTTAGGAGGGCATTTGATGAGGAACGGGAAGGACATGCAAAGGAAGCTCTGCGCATCATGCTTGAGAATGCAGCGCTAGCTGCAGAGACATCCGTACCCATCTGTCAGGATACAGGTATTGCTGTTGTTTTTGCAGAAATAGGTCAGGACGTTCATGTCTCCGGTGGATCTCTGAAAGATGCCATTGAAGAGGGGATTCGATTGGCGTACAGAGGAGGATATCTCAGGAAATCCATCTGTAATCCTCTGACAAGGATAAATACAGGGGATAATACCCCGGGTGTTATTTATTGTGATATCGTTCCGGGAAATCACATCCGTCTTGTTGCGGTTCCCAAGGGTGGTGGCAGCGAGAATATGTCTGCGCTTTCTATGCTCATACCCGCGGAGGGAAGAGATGGTATTGTGAGATTTGTACTAGACCACGTGCGCCTTGCCGGTGCAAAAGCGTGTCCACCTTATATCATCGGTGTAGGTATAGGTGGTACTTCGGAGGAGGCTTTGCTTATTGCAAAAAAGGCGCTGCTTGAGCCTGTGGGGATCTCAGCGGGCAGTAGTGAAGAAACCAGAGAGCTAGAACGGGATATCCTGGATAGAGTAAATGCTCTAGGCTTAGGTCCACAGGGTTTTGGAGGTAGGACCACTTGTCTTGGGGTAAAGGTTGCCATAAAGCCCTGCCATATTGCAACTTTGCCCGTGGCAGTTATCATTCAGTGTTACGCTGTGCGTCAGGCAGAGGCAGTTCTATGA
- a CDS encoding histone deacetylase family protein encodes MKVVYSPAFEVSYCSDPAAAPGRMEAILKEIKDKVQFVEPQPASEEDIAAVHTKPHIDMVKREGIYNIAALAAGGAILAAKIGLEEPSFALIRPPGHHASANSAWGFCYFNNMAIALEKLRSDGLINIARVLDIDLHFGDGTVNILNPKGYVTIYNPSSSIRGEYLKSVESFLFGACADIIGVSAGFDNHVEDWGGLLTTSDYREIGQMVREAARRNQGGCFAILEGGYNHRVLGKNVLAFLEGLGNL; translated from the coding sequence ATGAAAGTTGTTTACTCACCAGCATTTGAGGTGTCTTATTGTTCCGATCCCGCAGCAGCGCCGGGCAGAATGGAGGCAATACTCAAAGAGATAAAAGATAAAGTACAATTTGTGGAACCTCAGCCCGCTTCGGAAGAAGATATTGCAGCGGTCCACACAAAACCCCATATAGATATGGTAAAACGTGAAGGTATCTACAACATAGCTGCTCTGGCAGCAGGCGGAGCTATCCTTGCAGCCAAAATAGGACTGGAAGAACCAAGTTTTGCCCTCATTCGTCCACCGGGACACCATGCCTCTGCAAACAGTGCCTGGGGTTTCTGCTATTTCAACAATATGGCTATTGCACTGGAAAAATTGCGTTCTGATGGACTGATCAATATTGCCAGGGTCCTCGACATTGATCTGCACTTCGGTGACGGGACGGTAAATATCCTCAATCCCAAGGGATACGTGACAATTTATAATCCATCGTCATCAATTCGAGGTGAATACTTAAAAAGTGTGGAATCCTTCTTGTTCGGCGCATGTGCCGATATTATAGGAGTATCCGCAGGTTTCGACAATCACGTGGAAGATTGGGGTGGATTATTAACCACCTCCGATTACAGAGAGATAGGCCAGATGGTAAGAGAAGCAGCAAGACGCAACCAGGGTGGGTGTTTTGCCATCCTAGAAGGAGGATACAATCACCGCGTTTTAGGCAAAAACGTTCTCGCTTTTCTAGAGGGTTTGGGCAACCTATAG
- a CDS encoding 4Fe-4S binding protein, which yields MNQKKWPETWQEVSVGCIVFEPGNARNYKTGTWRAQRPVWDNSKCIKCGICYIFCPEGCICEGEDGYFSADLDYCKGCGICAHECWPQAITMVEEEV from the coding sequence ATGAATCAAAAGAAATGGCCAGAAACTTGGCAGGAAGTAAGTGTAGGTTGCATCGTGTTTGAACCTGGAAACGCGAGGAATTATAAGACGGGTACATGGAGGGCACAAAGACCCGTATGGGATAACAGCAAATGCATAAAGTGCGGTATATGTTACATCTTTTGTCCCGAGGGTTGTATCTGTGAAGGTGAAGACGGATACTTCTCTGCGGATTTGGATTACTGCAAGGGTTGCGGTATCTGCGCCCATGAATGCTGGCCGCAAGCCATAACAATGGTGGAAGAGGAGGTGTAA
- a CDS encoding 2-oxoacid:acceptor oxidoreductase family protein — MIEIRWHGRGGQGAVTSVELLALAVISEGKYAQGFPAFGPERRGAPVMAFNRISESPIKVRSGIYNPDAVVVLDPGLIGLVNVLDGLKEEGIIIINTAKSPDLIRKQLNYEGRMAVVDATHIAREELGVPIANTTMLGAVVKVINMVSLESLYSPIEERFGKLADRNKDALRRAYGEVLVVP, encoded by the coding sequence ATGATCGAGATTCGGTGGCATGGAAGAGGTGGTCAGGGTGCGGTGACATCCGTGGAACTTCTAGCCCTGGCAGTAATTTCGGAAGGCAAATATGCTCAGGGGTTTCCCGCATTCGGTCCTGAGAGGAGGGGAGCGCCCGTTATGGCGTTCAACAGAATATCAGAGTCACCCATAAAGGTTCGATCGGGTATCTACAATCCAGATGCTGTTGTTGTTCTAGATCCGGGTCTCATTGGTCTTGTTAACGTTCTTGATGGTTTAAAGGAAGAGGGAATTATTATTATAAACACGGCGAAAAGTCCGGATCTGATAAGAAAGCAATTAAATTATGAAGGACGTATGGCAGTGGTAGATGCTACACACATTGCTAGGGAAGAACTTGGCGTTCCCATAGCTAATACTACGATGCTCGGTGCTGTTGTAAAAGTCATTAATATGGTGTCCCTGGAGTCACTTTACTCACCTATTGAGGAACGATTCGGGAAGCTCGCCGACAGAAATAAAGATGCCCTTCGGAGGGCGTATGGAGAAGTTTTGGTTGTGCCGTGA
- a CDS encoding GDSL-type esterase/lipase family protein, giving the protein MIKPLKTIKKLSSGETTIIVALGDSLTQGWMVHKGYIDYFREMIENAYPMSRLVLIGRGVPGDTAFGGLHRLRRDVLNHNPDCVFVQFALNDAFMGYSPQQFRMCIQEIIEEIQADCDAEIVLITSSFLEDENEYNYVKRYYNQLDELAKEYGLPISRTDHYWKKAIDNGVDFGTLVQYDLVHPTAEGYRLMAMALLELFVLDENERTGHVHAHQ; this is encoded by the coding sequence GTGATTAAACCTTTAAAAACAATAAAGAAACTTTCTTCAGGTGAGACGACCATAATTGTTGCGCTCGGTGATTCTCTCACCCAAGGTTGGATGGTTCACAAAGGTTACATTGACTACTTCAGGGAGATGATAGAGAACGCGTACCCCATGTCTCGTCTTGTTCTGATAGGGCGTGGTGTTCCAGGAGATACAGCTTTTGGTGGTCTCCATCGTCTGAGAAGAGATGTTCTAAACCATAATCCCGATTGTGTGTTTGTTCAGTTCGCCCTAAACGATGCTTTTATGGGGTACTCGCCGCAGCAGTTCCGTATGTGCATACAGGAGATCATCGAGGAGATACAAGCCGATTGTGATGCGGAGATTGTCTTAATAACCTCCAGTTTTCTCGAAGATGAGAATGAGTATAATTACGTGAAGCGTTATTACAACCAGCTTGATGAACTTGCCAAAGAATACGGATTGCCCATTTCCAGGACTGATCATTACTGGAAAAAGGCGATAGATAATGGAGTGGATTTCGGAACTCTTGTGCAGTACGATCTTGTTCACCCCACGGCTGAAGGTTATCGGTTAATGGCCATGGCATTGTTGGAGTTGTTTGTCCTCGATGAAAATGAGCGGACTGGGCATGTTCACGCCCACCAGTGA
- a CDS encoding NAD-dependent deacylase — MENNEKIEKVAGMILESEKIVVFTGAGVSTESGIPDFRSPGGIWSRFDPEDFTIYKFLYDPVARRKHWQFLRESGLFDDSVKPNAAHYAIAWLESIGKLTCVITQNIDNLHQKAGNNPQKVYELHGNMQWIKCLECYARFDLLDILKKYSHHDEVPYCPNCKGLLKPDVIFFGEELPSQTLREAREHASSCDLLIVIGSSLVVYPAAYIPLYAKMAGARLVIINLSPTPYDNEADIVICGPAGETMTKIVEEVKKGLSYSCA; from the coding sequence ATGGAAAACAACGAGAAGATCGAAAAAGTAGCAGGAATGATTTTGGAAAGCGAAAAAATAGTCGTATTCACCGGAGCTGGAGTCAGCACAGAATCCGGCATCCCCGACTTCCGTAGCCCAGGAGGTATATGGTCCCGCTTTGATCCTGAAGATTTCACTATTTACAAATTTCTGTACGATCCTGTGGCGAGGCGCAAACATTGGCAGTTCCTCAGGGAAAGCGGCTTGTTCGACGATTCTGTAAAACCAAATGCAGCCCACTACGCCATTGCGTGGCTGGAATCCATCGGTAAACTCACGTGTGTAATCACACAGAACATCGACAACCTCCACCAGAAAGCGGGGAATAATCCCCAGAAGGTATACGAGCTTCATGGTAATATGCAGTGGATAAAATGTCTCGAATGTTATGCTCGTTTTGACCTTCTAGATATACTAAAAAAATACAGTCATCATGATGAGGTTCCTTACTGCCCCAATTGTAAAGGCCTCCTCAAACCAGACGTGATCTTTTTCGGGGAAGAACTCCCCTCACAAACTCTTAGAGAGGCAAGAGAACATGCCAGTTCTTGTGACTTGTTAATAGTTATAGGTTCCTCACTTGTTGTCTATCCTGCAGCTTATATACCCCTTTACGCCAAAATGGCGGGGGCTCGCCTGGTCATCATAAATCTCTCACCAACACCCTACGATAACGAAGCGGATATAGTCATTTGCGGGCCTGCAGGAGAAACTATGACCAAAATAGTTGAGGAGGTAAAAAAAGGCCTGAGCTACTCATGTGCCTGA
- a CDS encoding FumA C-terminus/TtdB family hydratase beta subunit, with protein MRFTVKLAARKITSPLREEVCVSLHAGDWVYLSGEVFTARDVAHRLLCEMIERGETLPIPIVDSVIFYGGPTPLSPGNKMRAIGPTTSARMDPFTPCLLKAGLRGMIGKGKRASEVVAALRKHKAVYFAALGGVAAYTARCVKYAEVIAFPELEAEAIHRLIVEDLPLVVINDTEGRDFYEEVLMK; from the coding sequence ATGAGATTTACAGTAAAACTTGCCGCAAGAAAAATTACTTCGCCACTTCGGGAAGAAGTATGTGTTTCCTTGCATGCGGGAGATTGGGTTTACCTGAGCGGTGAAGTATTTACTGCTAGAGATGTGGCACACCGATTACTTTGTGAAATGATTGAGCGTGGCGAAACGTTACCTATTCCTATTGTTGATTCCGTTATTTTTTATGGAGGTCCCACACCTCTCAGTCCTGGTAATAAAATGAGAGCCATCGGACCCACCACGAGTGCGCGAATGGATCCTTTTACACCTTGTCTGTTAAAAGCGGGTCTTCGGGGGATGATTGGGAAAGGAAAGCGGGCCTCTGAGGTTGTGGCTGCGTTAAGAAAACACAAAGCGGTTTATTTCGCTGCTTTGGGAGGTGTCGCGGCGTATACTGCGAGGTGTGTGAAGTATGCTGAGGTGATTGCATTTCCAGAATTGGAAGCAGAAGCCATCCATCGGCTCATTGTCGAAGACCTTCCCCTTGTGGTGATCAACGATACTGAGGGGAGGGATTTTTATGAGGAGGTCTTAATGAAGTGA
- the dnaX gene encoding DNA polymerase III subunit gamma/tau, translating into MSEYLVIARKWRPQTLDEVVGQHHVVTTLRNAITHGRIAHAFLFSGPRGVGKTSVARILAKALNCVHGPTPSPCDGCANCREIRDGISLDVREIDGASNRGIDEIRELRENIKFLPASCRYKVYIIDEVHMLTREAFNALLKSLEEPPSHVVFIFATTEVHKIPATILSRCQHFEFFRLSVRDIVENLKKIALKEGVQISERALTWIAASSEGSLRDAQSVFDQIISYTGREIRDDQVEELLGRKDRHFVYELGKSIIRGDAPQCLRVIEQAYSAGMDMVVMHEMLTQHFRSLLLVKVMGTEAYSVLSVTEDDFDDLKKQVNQVPRERLEYLLDVLLSSSDSMRRSLQYRLSLEAVVLKMVRLMNLPTLEEILERLESLERRIIVSGDERSKKGETLFAFQDESREAYVARPGDSTRWNCDSRSSLWDSFKEFVIKNNPPLGARLEGGSLVSLENGVLKIGFPRKHVFLDDLLKKARGELRDLAVRFFGGDVSGLVVEVQGDETVYNGQRESDGKDALSEARSQALNSRALQEILDFFPDAEVKEVKVYDSKRGGK; encoded by the coding sequence ATGTCTGAGTACCTGGTAATAGCTCGCAAGTGGAGACCCCAAACCTTGGATGAGGTTGTTGGTCAGCACCATGTAGTGACCACCCTGAGGAATGCGATAACCCATGGGCGGATTGCACATGCTTTTCTTTTTAGTGGTCCCAGAGGAGTGGGGAAAACATCAGTGGCTAGGATTCTGGCCAAAGCGCTGAATTGCGTTCATGGACCGACCCCTAGTCCGTGTGATGGATGTGCGAATTGCAGGGAAATCCGCGATGGAATATCCCTGGATGTGCGCGAAATAGATGGGGCATCAAACAGGGGGATTGATGAGATCAGGGAACTTAGAGAGAATATAAAGTTTTTGCCTGCTTCCTGTCGGTATAAGGTGTACATAATAGACGAAGTTCATATGCTGACCCGGGAGGCGTTCAATGCTCTTCTGAAAAGCCTTGAAGAACCTCCGTCCCATGTTGTTTTTATTTTCGCGACTACGGAGGTGCATAAAATCCCCGCAACAATACTCTCCCGTTGTCAACATTTTGAGTTTTTCCGGCTCTCCGTAAGAGACATTGTGGAGAATCTGAAAAAAATAGCTTTAAAAGAGGGAGTACAAATAAGCGAGAGAGCTTTAACCTGGATCGCTGCAAGTAGCGAAGGTAGTTTAAGGGATGCTCAAAGTGTATTCGACCAGATAATCTCATACACGGGAAGAGAAATAAGAGATGACCAGGTGGAGGAACTTCTCGGAAGAAAAGATCGGCACTTTGTATACGAACTGGGTAAATCTATTATCAGGGGAGATGCTCCTCAGTGTTTACGTGTCATCGAACAGGCTTACAGTGCTGGGATGGATATGGTGGTGATGCACGAAATGTTAACCCAGCATTTCCGGAGTCTCCTTCTGGTGAAGGTGATGGGAACCGAGGCATACAGTGTTTTAAGCGTTACAGAGGACGATTTTGATGATTTGAAAAAGCAGGTGAATCAAGTGCCACGAGAGAGGTTAGAGTACCTTTTGGATGTTCTTCTGTCAAGTAGTGACAGTATGCGAAGATCTCTGCAGTACCGCTTGAGTCTGGAGGCTGTTGTGCTTAAGATGGTGCGTCTTATGAATCTTCCCACGCTCGAAGAGATCTTGGAACGCCTGGAATCGCTGGAACGGAGAATCATTGTCAGTGGAGATGAAAGGTCGAAGAAAGGAGAAACATTATTTGCCTTCCAAGATGAGTCAAGAGAAGCGTATGTGGCGCGACCTGGAGATTCTACTCGTTGGAACTGTGACAGTAGAAGTTCACTATGGGACTCCTTTAAGGAATTTGTGATAAAAAACAACCCCCCCTTGGGGGCCCGGTTAGAGGGGGGATCCCTCGTGAGTCTAGAAAATGGTGTTTTGAAGATTGGTTTTCCCCGGAAACATGTCTTTCTAGATGATCTGTTGAAAAAGGCTCGTGGTGAGCTGAGGGATCTGGCTGTTCGTTTCTTTGGCGGCGATGTGTCTGGGCTGGTTGTCGAGGTTCAGGGGGATGAAACGGTTTATAATGGACAAAGGGAGTCGGACGGTAAAGACGCTTTATCTGAAGCTAGAAGTCAGGCTCTTAATTCCCGAGCTTTGCAGGAAATACTGGATTTTTTCCCTGACGCTGAAGTAAAGGAAGTAAAAGTTTACGATTCAAAACGAGGAGGTAAGTAA